The genomic DNA aaacttttttcgccaaagtgtaggtatctatgaaaactccagatttttgagaaatctaattgagttcaaaatagtggtcatagacgtttaatgtcatagtaataaacattctcacgatcctttaaataacgcgcctgtcatattttattttataacaaaataaatcaagaatcgagattttaaaaatccaacaacagccaaactaatggtcatacacgtttattgtcatagtgaataatgtttacaggtatcttctcgatagttttgacatgtgtttttgctgaccggcacttttcacttagaaactaaaacgtaaagtccaataaaagccaaaataatggtcatagacgtttggtgccataataataaatggtcaaagggataagttttaacgggatataccaatattgtttcttggccggcactttacattttcaccaaaatgtatgaaaaaacaagtttactttttaattcgaataaaaacagaaatattgacgctacggctttggtgccatagtaataaatgctcagatggataagttctaaggatatataccattattgttacttggccggcactttacattttcaccaaaaatgtatgaaaaatacagttcttttaattcgaataaaaccgaagatattgaccctacagctttggtgccatagtaataaatactcagacggataaggtctaacggaatatagcaaaattattttttggccggcactttgacttctgggccgaaatccgatgatctcctttactAAATCCATATATTGAGACAATACTTAGTGGCTGTGACAAATTAAATACTGTCAGTTCAAAAATCAACAAAGGACAGTTAAAATGCTTAGTTAACAAGAATAGACAATCAATTACTGTATTAGGTAATTGCTTTCAAAATTTTGCAGCATATTGTCTGTTGTAACAAACCTTGCTTTGTTAccaagaacaaaaaaaaaatataaaaagccaCCCTACCCAACCAGATGCCATTGTCATGTGCCCAAAAAAAATACACCCTTTGTATTTCCTTCCTTTTCGTTCATTTGAATTCTAAAGTACCTAAATGACCATTTAAAATCATTTGGTATCATCCTGGAATTTTGTTGTTAACAATTTCAAAATCATTAGAAAAGTGAGATAACAAATAGTATTGATTTTAGTTTAACTAAATTATCAGTATGATAAATGCATAAAGCAGCTGAATAGATAACTAATTTCCACACAATGATTTCTTTTGTGTATCTATTTATACGAATAACAATAATCATAATGGTACTGTTTCATTTATATTGACCTAGAGGGCAGATCAACAAAGACTTGCAAGACTGACCTTCACACAATTATAGCAATCTGCCTTGTAGCATCAATTGTACTCCAGATTCTATGATGTTATTCATCAAATTCCTtcaattgtttaaaaaaaacgttttggccTGTCCAACTTACGACTCCCGAACTAGTAATCTGTCTGATGATAGATTACTATGATTAGTAATagtgctagtttccaactagtcaaatcagttactttttactaaacttcaaaacacgaaattcctatggaatttgtatggtaaagcacactgtgacatcatagaaaaacgtgacaaaatgtcgcacttattattacggatttcttgattgaaattcataaataagttaaatagaaaaaaaataaatgtttttcgttactttctagatctgtctgtatttattaataatttcataatttatcttgaacctagtattcCGGTTACATGTGGCTGTCTGACCAGATAGGTTGATTACCTCTCTGTCCAAAATCGAAAGCTACTTAATCAAAACCAGGCTAGTTTGCCCCACTAACCTGGGCTTTGTTTACAAACTGTGCAAGTACCCCTTAACATTGGCAACCTGCCAGCATGTTCTGAAAGCTCTGCTGTAATGTACTGCACATTTACACGCCTCTTCGCCTCATTTACGTGTACTGTGGTGTTCAGTTTCAttaacttttacttttttacttaaaacTTGACATTGGATATGTTTATCATTTCTTTCTTCGTCTTTAGCTtggatatttatttaagtttgttTCAAATTTTTTTGATGAATGAAATTTTGGTCACGGCAGCTATCTGGTTATCTatgtgtcatttttttatcatttacaaCATACTGATTTAATCAATCTTTAATACAAATGTTGCGTATCGGTCATTTACTACTTATTCAAATAGTTTAGGTGACTCATTTTATACTTGAGACAATGATTAAGCTTATTAAGGTACCTATGACTGATGCGTTTGCAGTAGAAGCAGCAATCATCATTACCGTAAGGACTATGCTGTTATCGGTTTAGCGtactccattcttgtctacccaaggccaattctttgacttctttataagacacgacattcgccttctcttcaatttattcaacttaaaagctcttcttggtcttccccttcctctctttccttctgtcTTTTGTCCCTTTCATAATGTttgtaataaattcgtcgtgacTTATTAAGTGTtaaatccatagtctctgcttaccctttaACTTTAACTATAACTCATTTCATAAAGGTTTTTTTAACACTTACTCGTGGTTAGGGAATCCCGATGTTTCGGATAGATAACGCAAGCACCGTCGAGATAATGACGATATAGATCGAAAAATTCGTATGGACATGAGGAGGTagattaatcatcatcatcattagcccattacctaacttccccactgctggggcacggaccttccctatagatggatagggagatcgggccttaaaccatcacgcgggcccagtgcggattgatggttattaacgactgctaatgcagccgggaccaacggcttaacgtgccttccgaagcacggaggagctcgagataagtACATTAATAGTTAAGAATAATACTGTAAATAATTCTgaatagtcactgtggtacaccagcttgcttcaTAGTCGGAGAGCTCCGGTTCAAACCCGGACTTAatggagttattaatttatcttaagtaggtacctacagttttcactaacacagttgactcgaccattatagacggcgatacagctcaccacctatcacgttggtctaacagaaagctcggtgaggtgtgggtacttacttcatcttgcgatggatgtacctctgacaaccccaattgggatatagtcgtgaccatATGTTATGTATACTGCGTCTTCActctttataatatatttttttattatctttccaGGACTCGTTCAGCAACGTGAAGCAGTGGCTGGAGGAGATCGACCGCTACGCGTGCGACAACGTGAACAAATTGCTCGTCGGCAATAAGTGCGACCTCACCACTAAGAAGGTCGTCGACTACACCACAGCCAACGTAAGTACTGTTTAGATAGAagagaatcgatcgacctaatctcagctgatacatcactatgctaataaatGTCACAACAGtagtttatgtacctactttgacagatctaattcttactttttttatttatttctttctcttGAATGGATTAGCCTTCGCATTTAGCCAATCACCAAAGTTAGGGAAACATGGATATACTCACGATATATACATacacgatatatatatatatatatatatatactcatGGATATGGATATAAAATTAACGGAAAAGACACGGAAAAGGATTAGTTTGGGATGTTAtaatcataaataaacttaattatttacacTAATTCTTACTGCAGATTGAGactataggctacttgacaactagtcaaatgagatactttttacgaaacgtcaaaagaaaagttttctttggagtttgtatggaaatcctgtcttgtgacgtcatcaataaaagcaatcaaacgtcgtactcactGTTACTcaattcattaaataaaattctaaaatgagTCGAAAACTAAAATGAGATAGATTTTGGAACATGTtagttagactggcttctatttctaatcACTTATTGTacggtacatacatacatacataaactcacgcccgtaatcccaaatggggtgggcagagccacaaataatgaaagacaacttgcagccactgttgatacgatgtcgtaagctggatatggtgaaccttatggtgataagggatcagcctatcgcccataacattagtccatcatgttagagggcgcaatccctctgtcggtttttacgacattcccgggaagacaagcagctgaacgtgttctatgttttttatttgctcccagaacagcatagaagcaaattgTACGGTAATTACAGTAATTATTGAACGGTCATACTGTTTAATAGTACCTATATGATAATGAGGGAGTTTTGAggctactctctctctctctctctatttaagagctgcgctcttgtcggtggagtaatcgccattcctctcttcttcccgccaaaaccttcacctaccgatacgacacgacctgcaccttctctttagtttgtttcataaatgttatcctaggtctaccccttcctctcttcccttcaatttttccttctataatgtttgttataaatgaatcgtgtcgtatcaggtggccaatcatatttcctctccagttttctatagtcttcaatatggttctctttccTTCATTTTGAGACGTTCCTCAAAAATCACATAgaacgtgatttttcaaaaaggcgtaagtggttttcactataactaTATAGCTGATAATCATCGATTCCAAAGTCATCGACACAACTTGCTaccttttaattatttcttaaatACTTTCCTAATAGTGTTTGAAAGTAATAATAAGAATGTTTGCGGTTAGCCCTAAAACACTAATAGTTTAACGCAATTAATTTCCATTTCACTTGTCTGAGTGACCTTAAAACCCACTTTGTAATCAGTTCGACGTTCATAATGTTGACTTGTGACTCTTAGCACAGCTAGAGTGATACTTTATAGATGCATGTGTGACGCGCGTGCTAACGATAATAATCGTGTCGTAGAAttgaaaatcaaatcatttattgtatgaatttggatacataatggtgctgattccctTACACaccattttaagttatacctgtcattctcttagccgtcgaaaaggaaagggacttgAAAAAtgccctcccaaaattttataatgGTCAGTAAaccagacagaattaagttgacagcacttCAACTtcacatcaactcagaatcatggcctgaatcatccctgtcagtattcgttacgatgtcacttacaccccgtacaagtacatacaggtagccatacaagtaggtatcttattttcagttccatacttttgcgacagaaaattccacttgatatcaacagagaatcatggtctgaataatccctcaaagttttcgttacgatgtcaccaacaccctgtatgctatgtaccttcggggatacaggcatgatacTATGTTGTGTTATAAATTAATCTCTCTCCTGCAGCAATACGCGGAGCAACTAGGCATCCCGTTCCTGGAGACGTCGGCGAAGAACTCCACGAACGTGGAGCAAGCGTTCATGACCATGGCGGCGGAGATCAAGGCGCGCGTGGGCCCGCCCTCggccggcgccgcgccgcccggcCAGGCCGTCAAGATCGACCAGGGACGCCCCATCGACACCGGCAAGTCCTCTTGCTGCTGAATGCCAGCCCAACGGTGAGTTGCACATAGATACCAGTCAATATTGTGCCACATGTAAAATTTACGTTTTACAAGCATTGACTAATAGACTACCAATCTGTGTaaagttgtgaggtggattaccaaccccatcaaccctggtgtcagggttactattgagccgccaaaggccccagacatggctcatgtaacgactacatacttaaatcagtaagtattaaccgggaccaagagctgaacgtgccttccgaagcacggatcagcttacttttgtgatatgtccccaccgggattggaacccgggatctccggatcgtgagcccaacgttcaaaccACTGGTCTACGCAGGccgttaattaataataatattataattaatacacataataacgggttcttaccgcgtttgaaataaggatatgagactcccgatatttcgacactgttgcaagtgccatgatcatcaTGATCATGCCATCACGGGATGAACCCCGAacccgaacccgttattatgtgttttaattatgataataaccgcataaacttaaaacaatgaataataatattgttttattccAGGCTGGCGGCAATACGCATGTGAAGTGGGAGACGCAGGCGCCGGCCACACCCGCAACTAAAATGCAATTACCACAAACTATTAATACATGTCTACAGTTTCAAGATACAAGTACGAGATAGAATAGTCCGCGAGGAACCACCGTCGCCACGCCGGCCACCGCTACCGACCCGGTGGATCTGTGTATGTTTATACAATACATGTTTATATATAATGAATATTGTAGGTTAATTTTGTGCTGTTTCCAAACGATGCAGGTCACTGAACTAGGTAATTGTATGTGAGGATATCCACTGGTATTTTGTATGGTGTAGCGTAACTCGAGCCTTGTATCATACTCGGGCCGTGATGATAGCTGTAAAGTTAACGTAAGTTGAATTTTTATCCTCTCGGAAGCTGTCCATTATTGAAATGTAGgctaatttttgtttttattccagCTTATGTTAAATTTTAATTTCTGATCACTTTGAGGTACTAATTATAAATCTACGTATGCACTGGGTGTTTATATTATTCggtatgtatctatgtaactATAGCGTTCTGGGGTTGTGCTGTATGGAAAATTTTGTGTTAGATCTTAAAGTACGAATAGACGATCGAACCTGTGCGGACCGCACCAACAACTcggtaaggctgcgtttccattgacgcggagctgggcgtagaggagcggagatttgcaggaatcgaccaatcaccgtgagggagagagtgacagagcgtcttcgtttttcgctctctcgaacgccgtgattggtcaaatccgcacatctccgctcttctccgcccatctccgcgtcagtgcaAACCCGGGCACCCCCAACTCTCCAGTCGTGTCCGAGCTAGCGGTATGTGAACTCGCCTCCCTTATCCAAAACGAGCTAAAATTGCATTATTTGCAGCTACCTTTCTTCCTTCGACACCTATACCACGttaaatggaaagaaaacatAAAAGAATGAGCTAAATTCTATAAAAACAGACATCACTACATGTGCGTACGAAAGTAGAATAGCGACTGGACTGATTTCGATTTTCGGTGCGGTGCGCCATCCACACGATCTAACTTGTCCGGTACCGCTCCGGGTAATAATATGCGGCGCTCCACACGATCAAAATGATGCGATACCGGACCGGCTTCGTGGTCCGTCCCGCACAGATTCGATCCTCTGTTACTACTATTACTTGATAAATGCAATGTTTAACACAAAATTGTAGATATAGCTGATTGGCCTTAGATAATTTAGCCAGATAATATTATAGTATGTAGCCATCGATTACAATCCAGCGGGAACATAGTATTAATTAAAAGACATTCAAGTATCAGTGTCACAGTAATATTGTGATAGTTTTAAATTGTGAAGGGCCGGTGTGGGGTGTGGCTGTAGACATAATTTCGCGGTTAAGTTATTTTGATccatatttttactttaaagtATTAAGAGAGAATTTGGTAAGGAATGCGCGCGACCTCCGCCGGCCCTGTATACACAACTATTGTCGCTCTATATCTTACTCACGTATGTCATTATTTTTGTACTATTATGTCAGAGTTAAGTTTACTTAAATCAATCCGCTAACCCACTGTTATTATGTATTGAGGGTTTCTTAGAAATTAAAACAGTATGCTAATATAAGGATGTTTTATTTTactctaattaaaacacataataacgggttcttaccgcgtctcatcagtcatcccgtgatcatggcacttgcaacagtgtcgaaatatcaggagtctcatatccctactttaaacgcggtaagaactagttatgtattttaattcagATAAGGACGTTATCCTAAACAATCGCCACGCTATAATGGttgttttgacataataaaataCAGCTATTTGCGAAGGTTTTATACGAAACTTGAAAACCCAGTTTACAAACacaaatcaattatttattacttagttAAGGTTATCTATTCCGACGCGCACAGCTGATCCGAAAGAATGTACGAGACGATGACGGCTGGCCGAGTGAGTGAATGATCGGTGGCCCCGCGCTCCGCACCTCCGCCCGCTCTCGCCTTTGCCGCCGTCCCTGAGCAAGCAGCGATTAACATGAGAGGGGGACAAACGTCAAAACTGCCATCACAGCGTATCCATTCCAAGAAGGCAAATCACTACACACCATCCTGCGCGCGCTAGCTGACCGGTGGGACTCTCCGATGCTGGCTCGCCGGATTCGGCTGCACGCAGTCGTATGATTGGCCGCCAGCGTCGGGGAGTCCATCCGGATTtgccattttaatatatttgtatgttactaacactagtttgtaagcttgcaattttactaacaaatatggatgtagTCAATGTGgataagtccgaaataaatgattattattaaatcaATTTTAAGTTACAATGGTTCAGCAAGAATGAAGAAATAAGAagtacaacgccatctttattgtttttgaggaacgtaactTGGAAAGTCATTCATTTTCTACTATCCGTCATTCACGGGATCGGGTGTGCGAAAACGCCTTTGgttcattcttcttttttatccacaataagaagtcattttctcgttatatcggatttaacatctttcattataacggcaataaatatttaaaaaacatcatatagagatgtgtctgtagaggagtatttagtgtttctctttatcttggtaatatactgttccttgcaggcgcattgcaaaatatattgtgacagagtggcccttttcatcggagacagcatttcgatttaccactctgtcacagaattttgtgaaaaacaaccaagctacgttaatcactaatcgaggaaccgattagtatttcgctagtattttaagtataataagataactatatttttggacaatggaaagattaaataaaattctaaaacatgctatgttatagcagagcgaaggacagatcattgtcgataaaaaagaagaacgacccctTTACCATTTGACACGGCTAGTTGTTCCGACCCACTTCTTTCCAGTTAACAACAGCATCGCATCATATACTCGTAGTCGTGACAGAGTCCTTGCAGGTTAAGTGGACACTGAAGGAACTGAGGACACATCACTGGAAGTCGGTCTGGAGAAGAGAAATGTTATTTAGCAGGCAGGCAGTTGTAAACGACTGATGAATGcctgttgtacagtcatgagcaacattAAGAAACACAATTTATCTGGTTtttagtttctgcttaccccgttacATGTACCAtggtgtaagtagtcgttacataagccatgtaagtagtcgttacatgagccatgtaagtagtcgttacatgagccatgtaagtagtcgttacatgagccatgtaacgactaattacaCGAGTATACACGTTGaagccatgtcacattaacttttttgacaaattaaaccgcagtctcaataaatgtgaaagtgcgacagggttctaaagtgggtacatgatattgatcatgacttcttctatcgtgtgggtggtaagatggaataccaacaaccctggtgtcagggttactattgagccgccaaaggcccctgacatggctcatgtaacgactacgtacatacatcagtaagtagtaaccgagaccaacggcttaacgtgccttcggaagcacggatcgt from Pectinophora gossypiella chromosome 18, ilPecGoss1.1, whole genome shotgun sequence includes the following:
- the LOC126375220 gene encoding ras-related protein Rab-1A, translated to MNPEYDYLFKLLLIGDSGVGKSCLLLRFADDTYTESYISTIGVDFKIRTVELDGKTIKLQIWDTAGQERFRTITSSYYRGAHGIIIVYDCTDQDSFSNVKQWLEEIDRYACDNVNKLLVGNKCDLTTKKVVDYTTANQYAEQLGIPFLETSAKNSTNVEQAFMTMAAEIKARVGPPSAGAAPPGQAVKIDQGRPIDTGKSSCC